In the genome of Anabrus simplex isolate iqAnaSimp1 chromosome 6, ASM4041472v1, whole genome shotgun sequence, one region contains:
- the LOC136875804 gene encoding immunoglobulin domain-containing protein oig-4 codes for MEFHSRLLVLVCVYLCLSLCINIADGARGGGGRGGKGRAGGKRGYGSRMPVMIKNPNAASVNYYEHKDGARIVKSSHFELEYMLGRKITFFCMAQGLPRPHITWFKDGIELYAHKFFQVHEWPVGNDTMKSKMEIDPTTQMDAGYYECQADNQYSIDTRGFRTDYVIYTY; via the exons ATGGAGTTTCACAGCCGCCTGCTTGTTTTGGTGTGTGTTTATCTATGTCTGTCACTGTGCATAAATATCGCAGATGGAGCAAGAGGAGGAGGGGGGCGTGGTGGCAAAGGAAGAGCAGGAGGAAAGCGTGGTTATGGTTCAAGAATGCCCGTAATGATCAAAAACCCTAATGCAGCCAGTGTCAATTATTATGAACATAAAGAT ggaGCAAGGATAGTAAAATCCTCACATTTTGAGCTTGAATATATGCTGGGTCGCAAGATAACATTTTTCTGCATGGCTCAGGGTCTACCTCGGCCTCATATAACATGGTTCAAAGATGGCATTGAACTGTACGCACACAAATTTTTCCAG GTTCACGAATGGCCCGTTGGAAATGATACAATGAAGTCCAAGATGGAGATAGATCCCACAACTCAGATGGACGCAGGCTACTACGAGTGCCAGGCAGACAATCAGTATTCCATTGATACAAGGGGTTTCAGAACTGATTATGTTATTTACACGTACTAA